From Flavobacterium arcticum, the proteins below share one genomic window:
- a CDS encoding PKD domain-containing protein, which translates to MITPLSNIKPFINFGFGTTSKQAATGETVTIWLDTIYNQKAYTFNTNAQDATITKISNYEYHLTYTQPGNYQVSLTANTIDKTTSLESNILTLTVV; encoded by the coding sequence ATGATAACACCTCTAAGCAACATAAAACCTTTTATAAATTTCGGCTTTGGCACAACTTCAAAACAAGCAGCAACAGGCGAAACAGTAACCATATGGCTAGATACTATTTACAATCAAAAAGCATATACTTTTAACACAAATGCACAAGATGCCACAATAACAAAAATATCAAATTATGAGTATCATCTCACCTATACTCAACCAGGCAATTATCAAGTGAGCCTTACAGCAAACACTATAGATAAAACTACAAGTCTTGAAAGCAATATTTTAACCCTAACCGTAGTATAA